One part of the Humulus lupulus chromosome 9, drHumLupu1.1, whole genome shotgun sequence genome encodes these proteins:
- the LOC133799596 gene encoding uncharacterized protein LOC133799596: MALKKDCSAILQRKLPQKLKDPGSFTILCTIRNFQCERALCDLGTSINLMPLSVYRSMGLGEARPTIVILQLADRSIKHPRGYLEDVLVKVDKFIFPADFIVLDVEEDEGVPIILGRSFLAMGRALIDIYKGELRLRVQGDEVVFNVFKALTYPRASDSCFSVSVLEKQGEGVRSIEDPLQLSLVASQEECDGTEASEYVK; this comes from the coding sequence ATGGCTTTGAAAAAGGACTGCAGCGCCATCTTACAAAGGAAGCTCCCTCAGAAATTAAAGGATCCAGGCAGTTTTACTATCCTGTGCACCATCAGAAATTTTCAGTGTGAGAGAGCTCTTTGTGATTTGGGCACCAGTATCAATTTAATGCCACTGTCAGTTTATCGGAGCATGGGGTTAGGAGAAGCACGCCCCACTATAGTGATACTACAGTTAGCAGACAGGTCTATCAAGCATCCTCGTGGGTATCTAGAGGATGTCctagtaaaggtagataaattCATTTTCCCAGCGGATTTCATTGTATTAGATGTGGAGGAAGATGAGGGCGTGCCTATTATATTGGGAAGATCATTTTTAGCCATGGGCCGAGCTTTGATTGATATTTATAAGGGTGAGTTAAGGCTTAGAGTACAAGGTGATGAGGTAGTTTTTAATGTCTTTAAAGCCTTAACCTACCCTCGTGCTAGTGACAGTTGTTTTAGTGTCAGTGTATTGGAAAAACAAGGTGAAGGGGTCAGGTCTATTGAGGACCCACTTCAGTTGAGTTTGGTTGCAAGTCAAGAGGAGTGTGATGGTACTGAAGCCAGCGAATATGTTAAGTAG